The Actinomycetota bacterium genome contains the following window.
ACGCTGTGCAACCAGGGCAGTCCACGCAACCCCCCGTAGAGCGGGCCAAAGGCCACCAAGGCCCAGAGCAGGAGCGTGATGGCGCGGTGACGGCGACGCCAGACGATCTCGTCGAGGCGGTCTCCTCGGGGCAGGGACGACCGGATGAAGGAGACCAGCGCCCGAGCTCGTGCCCCGAACGGCCCACCCGCCGGCCGCGCCGGTCCCTCCCGGTCCTCCGCTCTGGCTCCCTGTTCCACCATGACCGCATCCCCCACGTCCGTACAGGCGATCTGATGATCGGCGCCCCGGGGCTCCGGGTTTAGCGATTGCCGGGCTCCCCGGCTGGACAAGTCGGCCTCCCGGCTCAGGTGTTCTCTCGGGCCGCGCTCAGAGCCGACCCCGCCCGGCTCTCTTCGAGCAGACCGAGTAGCGAGGGAGGGCACGGGGCATCCGCCAAGGCGTCGAGGGAAACGGCCAGGGTGCCGGGCGGGAGCCCGCGGGCACAGAGGAGCCCGTCGAGCCAGCCCAGGAACTCGACGAACAACCGCTCGTCACCAGTAAGGATGGCGGCTGCCGCGAAGCTGACGATGAACCCGTAGTCCTCGCGGGTGCGAGCCAGCTTCTCCTCGTCGAACTGGGCGAGCAGGGGGAGGCGGTGGACCAAGGCCTCCATGGCCGCGGCCACGAGCTCGTCACGGCTCAGCGAGAGGGCGAGAGCCGAGCCGAGGTCGGCCGACGGCTCCCGGAAGCGGTCGGGGGCGGGGCCCTTCAACAGTTCGGCACCGGCCCGCGCCGAGGGCGCCCACAGGTCACAGCCGAGCGTGCGAGCCCGGTGGCCGTCCGGCCCAAGCCCCCGCCCACCGGCGATCACGGGGACGCCGGCTTCGTGGGCCGACTGCGTACGTACCGATCGAACCGCACGGGCCTGGGCGATGGCGACGTTGGCACCCGGGCGTGGGAGCGGCGGTGCGCCTCCGAGCGCATCCACGCCGTGAAGGCGTCGCGGCTGTCCCACCACGAGACCATGAGGTAGCGCCCGGGCCGGCGCGGGTCGCGCCAGACCTCCAGGCGGACGAACCCGGGATGGCCGTCCACCTCTCCGAGCCGGTGCCGGAACGCCTCCTCGAGGGCCTCGGCTCCCTGCGGTTCGACAGCCAGCTCGCTGACCATGGCCCACGGCTGCTCAGCCATCTGCGACCTCCACGCGGTCCCGGCCATTGCCCTTGGCCGCGTACAGGGCGGAGTCGGCCCGGGCCAGCGCGGCGCGAGGCCCCGACGGCCCCACGGCGGCCACGCCGCCCGAGAAGGTCACCTCGTAGGGCCGGACCGCGGCCCATGCCACCCGCAGGCGAGCCAGCAGTTCGACGGCCCCCGCCGGTGACGTGTGGGGGAGCAGTAGCACGAACTCCTCCCCGCCGATGCGCCCCGCGGTGTCCGCGGTCCGGACGACGCCCCGAACCGCCCGGGCGAACGAACGGAGCACGGCGTCGCCCGCGTCGTGGCCATAGGTGTCATTGACCCTCTTGAAGTGGTCGAGGTCGACCATGGCGACCGTGTCCCCGCGACCCAGCCTCGCCAGGACCCGCATGGTCGACCGGCGGTTGGCCAACCCGGTGAGGACGTCGGTGGCCGCCGACTCGGCCAGGTGGACCTGGACCCGGGCCCGCTCCAGCGCCACATGGGCGTCGTCCACGAGCGGGGGCAGCACCTCCGAAAGGGTGGCCAGTACCTCGGGCCTCCCGCTGGGCACGAGGGGACCACCCAGGCCGAAGGTCACGTCCACGGGGAGCTGGTCCGCTCCGCTCTCGCTCGGGGGGACTATCACCCCCCCGAGGTCGCGAACGACGTCGATCAGGGCGCCGACCACTTCCTCCTCGGTCCGAGCGCGCAGCAGCCGGCGCACGGTCCCGAGGACGAGGGGGGTGGCGAGTTCGGCAACGGCGCCCCCGGCGGCCGCTACCACGACGGGACCGCCTCGATGAGCTCGGCGAGTTGGTCGGCTGGTATGGGATGGGACACGTGGAAGCCCTGTATGTACTCGCACCCGATGGCCCGCAGGTGTGCCAGTTGGGCATCCGTCTCCACGCCCTCGACGACCGTGGGGACCCCCAGGGCGCGGGCCATGCCCACCACGGCGGAGATGATGGCCGAGTCCTTGGGCGACTCGACGACCTCCTGGATGAACGAACCATCCACCTTGAGGACGTCGAGCGGGAAGCGGCGCAGGTAGGACAGCGACGAGTAGCCCGTGCCGAAGTCGTCGAGGGCCACCCGCACGCCCCCTGCCTTCACGTCTCCGAGCACGCCCACGAAGAAGTCGGTGTCGTCCATGAAGACCCCCTCGGTCACTTCCAGGACGAGCTGGGCCGGGTCGACACGATGGCGAGCAACGGTCTCAGCCACCATGGCCGCGAAGCCCGGTACCGAGAGCTGGCGGGCCGAGACGTTCACCGACACGTACACCGAGCGGTCAGGACCACCCCATCGCGACACGGCGGCACACGCCTCGTCGAGCACGAACATGCCCAGGGGGACGACCAGGCCCGTCTCCTCGGCCAGAGGGATGAACTCGGCCGGGGCCAATGCACCCCGCTCGGGATGGTCCCAGCGGACGAGCGCCTCAGCCCCCGCGATCCGCCCCGACCCGAGCGACACGATGGGCTGGTACAGGACATAGAGCTCGCTCTGGCGCAGCGCCCGGCGCAGGGCGGTGTCGCTCACGACCCGGGCCTCAGCCTGGTCCCGCAGAGAAGTGTCGAACGTCGCGGCCTGGGCCCCGCCCCGGGACTTGGCCCGGAAGACGGCGGCGTCGGCCGCGCTGAGAAGGGCGTCGGGGCTGTCACCGGCGCGCCCGACGGCCACACCCACGCTGGCGCTGGCATGGATCTCCGAGCCCCCGACGCGGAAGGGAGCGTCGAACGAGCGGGCGATCCCGGTGCCGATCGCCTCGGCTTCGTCGGCCGAGCCGACACCGGTCCGCACGACCACGAACTCGTCGCCGCCGAAGCGGGCGACCGTGTCGTCGGGGTGGGTGGTCTCGACCAGGCGGCGGGCCACCGCTTGGAGTAGAGCATCGCCCACGGGATGGCCCCGGCTGTCGTTCACGAACTTGAACCGGTCCACGTCGCAGAAGAGCACAGCTACCGCCGGCGCCGGTGGGACGCTCTGGCGCAGGGCCTGCTCCAGGCGGTCCCCCAGCAGCGCCCGGTTGGGCAGCCCGGTCAGGGCATCGTGGAGGGCGAGGTGGGCGAGCTCGTCCTCCACCCGCTTGCGCTCGGTGATGTCGAGGCAGGTCCCCTGGTAGCCGGCCAAGCCCCCGTCGGGCGCCATCACGGTTTCGACCCGGGAACCCAGCCATCGCACGTGTCCGTCAGGGAGCAGGACACGCGACTCGTCCTCCCAGGTGGTCGGGGTGCTGGCCGGTGCGGTGGACATGATCACCGCCCGGAGGCGAGATGCGTCCTCGGGATGGAGGCGAGCCAGGAAGGTCTCGATGCTGGCTTCCACCTCGCCCGGTTCGTAACCGAGAAGGCGGTAGGTCTCGTCCGACCACTCGAGCACGTCCTGCTCGAGCGAGAGCGACCAGCTGCCGAGGTGGGCGACCCGCTGGGCCTCGGCCAGGCGTTCCTCGCTCTGGCGCAGGGCCTGGGCCGCCCGCTGGAGATCAGTCACGTCGAGGGATGTGCCCACATAGCGGTTTGCGCCGGGGGTGGGGCTGGCCGCCGGGGCCCCCCGCCCTTCGAGCCATCGCACCTCACCATCGGGCCGCCTGATCCTGAAGAGGATGTGGAAAGGCTGGTGCTGGCCCAGCGCTTGCCTGAGGGTGGCATCGATCGCCGAGCGGTCCTCGTCGACCATGGCGGCCAGCGTCTCCTCGTAGGTGGGCCGGAACGTCGCCCGGTCCCGCCCGAACATGGCGTAAAGCTGGTCCGACCACCGGACATCGTCGGCGGTGCTATCCCACTCCCAGCTCCCGAGGTGGGCCACGGTCTGGGCCTCGGCCAGGCTGCGTTCGGACGCGGCCAGCGAGCGGCGCTCGGCCTCCCGTTCGGTGACGTCGGTCGACGTGCCGATGAAGCCCACGGTATGTCCGTGCTGGTCGAGCACCGAGGATGCCGTCACATCGGCCAGGAACGTCGAGCCGTCACGACGCACCTGCTCCACCAGAGCAGTCCCGCTCCCGTCCCCGAGCAGACCGGCCCAGGTCTCGGCCAGGGCTCCGGCCGTCTCGGCCGGGGGGGTCACCGAGAGCACCGGCCGCCCCAGGACCTCGGCCGCTCCCCATCCGTAGAGGGACTCGGCCGCCCGGTTCCAGTAGGTGATCCGGCCCTCGGCGTCGGTGGCGATCACGGCCTGGCCCACGGCGTCGAGCAGGGCGGCGCGGAACGTCGAGGACTCCATCGCGCCCCGCCAGGCCGTGACGTCGCAGAAGGACGCCACTACCGAATACGGCGGGCGCTGAGGGCCCGGCACGGGCCGGCTGGACACCTGCGCCCAGCACACGTGGCCCTCGGGGCTGCGCACCCCGAGCACCGTTCCCGAGACGTCGGCCCCCGACCTCGACGGAGCCGTCACCGGGAACCACAGGCACGGCAGGTCGGTCCCGTCCTCGGCCACGACCGACCATCCGGGCAGCATCGCGGTGAGACCGGTCGACGGGTCCACGCCCAGGCCGAGCATGCGTCGGGCCGAGGGGTTGGCGTAGGTGATGGCTCCCGTAGGGTCGTGAAGGACCACGCCCGGGGCCAGCGACCCCAGCACGCTCCTGTGCTCGGCCTCGGCCCGCTGCAGCCGGTCGCGCGCCTGGCTTAGCTCGATGGCGTGGGCGACCCCCCGGGCCAGCCCGGCGGCCGCCGGTCCGCTGGTGCTCACGCACTCGTAGGCCCCCTCGGCCATAGCGGCGCGGCCCGCGGGGCCGGTTGCGTCGCCCGCGGTCAAGGCGACGATGGGGATGCCTGGGGCAGTCGCTCGCACCCCGGCTACCACCTCGGGCCCGTCGCCAGGCCCACGGTCGAGGTCCACGACGACCCCGGCGAAGGCTTCCGAAGCCAGCCCGACCTGGGCCTCGGCCAGATCGGTCACCCTGGTCACGTCCAACCCGCCCTCGACGAGAAGCCGGGCGAGGTCGGTAGGCTCGCCCACCGGGCGCTCGACCAGCAGGACGGGCCACCGCACACGCGAGGTGGCTTCCTCGATCATCTCAGGACGGGTTGGTGCAGCCATCGTCTCCTCGCCGAGGACCGAGAGCTGCGCGCCAGGGCACTGGTGCGGAACTCACGAACTTGTCGCGGACCTCACGAAAGTTGTCAGTTGAGCGTCGCCGAACGGTGTCGACCTACCGATTGTCGCCAGTCCGCGGCCCCCACCGTAGGGCCATTGGTCCCGATCTCCCGAGCTTGGCGGCCTGCTCGGAGCCGGTCTGTGAGCTCGCCAGCGCCGTGCAGCCGCAGGTTCGGGCTCTCGACATCCTGCTGGGAGCGTCCGGAGGTTGTGTGGGGGGAGAGCACCTCGCGTACCTGGGCCGCGACCTCGATCTGCTCCCTCGGGCCCACCAGAGGCCGGCTCGACGCGTGTCTCTAGACCTCTGGGGTCCAAGGCAACCGGCGCAACCGCGTAGTCCAGCGGTCAGGGGTGAGAGGCACTGGGCGGCGCGCCTTCGACCTCGAACATGAGGTCGTCGGCATAGCAGTAGAACCACCGCTCACCCGGCTCGTAGGAGCGGACAATCGGGTGGCCGGCCAAGAGGAAATGGGCCCTGGCATGTCGCCGGGGCGAGCTGTCACAGCAGCCGACATGACCGCACGTCATACACAGCCGCAGGTGGACCCAGCCACGATGTCCCGCGGCCAGGCAGTCGGTACACCCCCACGACGAAGGAGCGACCCGCTGGACCAGGTCGAGGTGCTCGCATCTGCGCAATGTCGTCATCGCCCCATCCACTCATGCGCGGGACCGAGACACATCACGTGGCCGCGTAATCACGTGGTGTCGGGCCCGGAGGCGGCAACGACATGCCGGGACCCTCGCCGACAGCGGCTGAGGGCCCGGCAGCCGGCGGTGCCGCCCGCCGCGAGGGGAGGGTCAGAGCTTCTGCGCGAGGACGTCGGCGAGAGACATGCTCGGGAGGCCGCGTAGCCACGGCAGGCCGTGCAGGGCCAGTTGCTTGGGGATGTCACCGGCGAGGTGGGCTCGCCGGCCCCGCTTGTCCGGGAACACGTCGAACACGCCGTAGTCACCGCCCTCGAACCGGATGGCAAACCATGCGGTCGTGGCCGGCTCTCCCGCCACCACCGCCTGCCCGCTGAGCAGGAACGCCTCGGCGTCATCCGCGTGCGACGCTTTGATCGGGAGGCGCAACAGGAGGCCTTTCGTTACTGCGCCCGATGAGAGCTTGTCGGCGAGAACGTCGACCGTCTCCAGGACCGGCTCTCCATCGAGGAGGTGGGCATGCTCCTGCAGCGCCGCGACCACGCCGCCGTCCAGGTGGGCCTGTCGCCCCGCCTCGTCGGGGAAGGCGTCGAAGATGCCGTACTCGCCGTGCCCGAACCGCAGGGCGAACCAGGCCGTCGTCGCCGGTTCAGCATCGACTATGGAGCGTGCTCCCGCGAGGAGCTTTTCCAGCTCGTCCTCTCTGCCTGGTGCAGCTTCGATGCGAGCAAGTAGCCCTCGTGTGGTCATGCTGGTCTCCCTCCTGGTCGGGCTGAGCCCGACCGCCTGTTCGTGCAGGCCAGCATGGGGCGCCTTCGGGCGCCGCGCCTCCCGTGAACGCGTAGCCCTGGCCGCCCTACCTCGTGGCGAGGAACTCGTCGGGGGACAGGTAGTACGGGTTGTCGAGCAGCATGCCCCCGAGCAGGAGCTTGGGATGGGTCTTGAGCATGTCGACGACGATCCCGCCGCCGAACTGCTTCAGGTCATAGAGGCAGAGGACGAGCTGGGGGTACTTGGGCATGTACCGGTTGAGCTCGGACTCGTAGCCGACCAGCTCCTCGACACCTGGCGCGTCGCGCAGGGCCCACGTCATCTCGCCGACCGCCCGGGCGAACTGGTAGCCCCCCTCGCCGAGGGCGGCGCCGACGGTCGCGTTCCAGAACTCGACCATGTCGCCGGTCGAGAACGAGCCCCCCGGCAGGTAGGCCTCGCGGGACGGTCGGAACTCGAACTGCTGGGAGGCGATGCAGCGAGGTTGTCCCGAGCGTCGTAGAACTTGAGTGGCGGTCCTCCACCTCGTCCCTGCCGTGAGGCAGGCTCGGGGTGTCAACCAACCGAGTTGAGAAGGAGGACCACCAACATGTCAGCGTCTCACA
Protein-coding sequences here:
- a CDS encoding antibiotic biosynthesis monooxygenase, giving the protein MAEQPWAMVSELAVEPQGAEALEEAFRHRLGEVDGHPGFVRLEVWRDPRRPGRYLMVSWWDSRDAFTAWMRSEAHRRSHARVPTSPSPRPVRFDRYVRSRPTKPASP
- a CDS encoding GGDEF domain-containing protein, with the translated sequence MVAAAGGAVAELATPLVLGTVRRLLRARTEEEVVGALIDVVRDLGGVIVPPSESGADQLPVDVTFGLGGPLVPSGRPEVLATLSEVLPPLVDDAHVALERARVQVHLAESAATDVLTGLANRRSTMRVLARLGRGDTVAMVDLDHFKRVNDTYGHDAGDAVLRSFARAVRGVVRTADTAGRIGGEEFVLLLPHTSPAGAVELLARLRVAWAAVRPYEVTFSGGVAAVGPSGPRAALARADSALYAAKGNGRDRVEVADG
- a CDS encoding EAL domain-containing protein, producing MIEEATSRVRWPVLLVERPVGEPTDLARLLVEGGLDVTRVTDLAEAQVGLASEAFAGVVVDLDRGPGDGPEVVAGVRATAPGIPIVALTAGDATGPAGRAAMAEGAYECVSTSGPAAAGLARGVAHAIELSQARDRLQRAEAEHRSVLGSLAPGVVLHDPTGAITYANPSARRMLGLGVDPSTGLTAMLPGWSVVAEDGTDLPCLWFPVTAPSRSGADVSGTVLGVRSPEGHVCWAQVSSRPVPGPQRPPYSVVASFCDVTAWRGAMESSTFRAALLDAVGQAVIATDAEGRITYWNRAAESLYGWGAAEVLGRPVLSVTPPAETAGALAETWAGLLGDGSGTALVEQVRRDGSTFLADVTASSVLDQHGHTVGFIGTSTDVTEREAERRSLAASERSLAEAQTVAHLGSWEWDSTADDVRWSDQLYAMFGRDRATFRPTYEETLAAMVDEDRSAIDATLRQALGQHQPFHILFRIRRPDGEVRWLEGRGAPAASPTPGANRYVGTSLDVTDLQRAAQALRQSEERLAEAQRVAHLGSWSLSLEQDVLEWSDETYRLLGYEPGEVEASIETFLARLHPEDASRLRAVIMSTAPASTPTTWEDESRVLLPDGHVRWLGSRVETVMAPDGGLAGYQGTCLDITERKRVEDELAHLALHDALTGLPNRALLGDRLEQALRQSVPPAPAVAVLFCDVDRFKFVNDSRGHPVGDALLQAVARRLVETTHPDDTVARFGGDEFVVVRTGVGSADEAEAIGTGIARSFDAPFRVGGSEIHASASVGVAVGRAGDSPDALLSAADAAVFRAKSRGGAQAATFDTSLRDQAEARVVSDTALRRALRQSELYVLYQPIVSLGSGRIAGAEALVRWDHPERGALAPAEFIPLAEETGLVVPLGMFVLDEACAAVSRWGGPDRSVYVSVNVSARQLSVPGFAAMVAETVARHRVDPAQLVLEVTEGVFMDDTDFFVGVLGDVKAGGVRVALDDFGTGYSSLSYLRRFPLDVLKVDGSFIQEVVESPKDSAIISAVVGMARALGVPTVVEGVETDAQLAHLRAIGCEYIQGFHVSHPIPADQLAELIEAVPSW
- a CDS encoding UBP-type zinc finger domain-containing protein produces the protein MTTLRRCEHLDLVQRVAPSSWGCTDCLAAGHRGWVHLRLCMTCGHVGCCDSSPRRHARAHFLLAGHPIVRSYEPGERWFYCYADDLMFEVEGAPPSASHP
- a CDS encoding MEDS domain-containing protein; protein product: MTPRACLTAGTRWRTATQVLRRSGQPRCIASQQFEFRPSREAYLPGGSFSTGDMVEFWNATVGAALGEGGYQFARAVGEMTWALRDAPGVEELVGYESELNRYMPKYPQLVLCLYDLKQFGGGIVVDMLKTHPKLLLGGMLLDNPYYLSPDEFLATR